The genomic segment GGTGCTGACTCTGAGAGATCAGGAACTGCTTGGGACTCAATCCTTGAAGACATTGGGGAGCTAGATCTCAGTGGTAAGAAAGTTGCAATTTTTGGTTTAGGAGATTCTTCTACTTACACCGAAAACTATTGCGATGCAATGGAAGAGCTTCATAGATACTTCCAGCAAGCAGGTGCTTCAATGGTTGGATACACTGCAAAGACTGATTACACTTTTGACGAGTCAAAAAGTGTAGTTGGAGAAGAATTCTGTGGGTTACCTCTTGACGAAGACAGTGAATCAGACATGACTGACGAAAGGCTTTCTGGATGGGCTGAAAAACTAAAAGGCGAAATGTTCTAAGCCTTAAACATAAACTGATAGATCTTCCTAGGTAATTGCTTAGGAAGATTTTTTTTGTTCATTTTTTATTAGATTAAAAATTCAGAAAAGTTAAATTAAAAATATCCCTAAAAAAGTCATTTTCTGAAGCTATTCAAGAAAATGCCCCAAAGAGCCCGACGATATCTTAATGTTTTCTTTATGAACTCAAATAATTGCTCAGGACAAAACGTTTCTATAAACGTAAATCTCTCTTTAAAAAATGAGACTTTGCGAATTTTGGTAGAGATGTCAAATGATATGGGAGCAAGTCTTGAGGATGTAATAAGCTCGATAACTGAAGATTCGGTAATTGATTTAGAGAGGCTTCAGGATGATCTAGGCATTGTTATTATCCCTGAAAGATGTAGCAAACAAGATTTAATAAATTCGATTCAATAGATATTTGACGTTTTTTAAAATCTCTCTGGTCTAGGATTTTTCCAAGTAGAACTAACACCATCTGTTTTCAAATATTTAGCTCGTCTTTCAATAATTTCTCTATCAAGTCTCCAAACGCTATAAACACCAAAATTACCTAAGACTTCTGGATTAAGTCCTTGCCAATAAGATTTTTCCACTGATCTTTTATCAATAAGTAAAAGAGTAGTTTGTGATCCATTGGATCCATATATTGGCATTCCTTTCCAGCCTCTTCTCTTCTCATTTTTAAGTCGATCTGAAACATTTACAAAAGCATTTTTAGATCTACCTTCAAAAACAATGACTTGATTAGTATAAAAATGAATTGAGGGTTTCATAGCTCCTACCATTACTAAAGGCTCGTTTCTATTTTGGGAATTTAAAAGTAATTCTGATGCTTGTCTTAATGGGAGTTGTCTTAACCTATCTGCCAAATCAAAAGTTGGTAAGACAATCAGGAAATGAGATAAAACTAAAGGGATTTGCAAAATTAATAGTTTTCCATATATTTTTCTCGATGAAAATATGATTCCTAGAACAGCAATTAAAAGAAAAATAAATCCAGCTTTTTCAATTAAAAAGCTATTGTTTAATTCCTCTGAGAAGTTTGGAATCTCAGGATCATTAAGAAGCTGAATCCATAGCTTTGAAGAGAAAAGAAATATAGAAAAGAGTATTGATAAAAATATTGTAAATTTCCAAGCTAAAGATTTTAAAAATTCCTCTTTAACATTATTAGTTAAGGAAAGTGATATTAAAACTGATGCTGCAGGAGTAGCAGGAAGCCAATAGCTCGGTAGCTTCGTAGCTGAAATAGTAAAGAACACAAATACAGCTATTAACCAAAAAAATGAAAACTCAAATAATGACTTTTCTGGTCTTTTTATAACTCTTCTAGACCATTTAGTTACATTGTAAAAATTCTTCCAAATACTTATTAATAAAAATGGAGTAAATGGCAAAGAAGCTATACATAATACTGTTAAAAAAAACCACCAAGGCTCCCCATGAGAATTTACTACTGAGGTAAATCTTTGAAGATTATGATACCCAAAAAAACTATCTAAAAAGGGTTTTCCCTCGATTAATAATTCAATTAAATACCAAGGAAAACTAATAATAAAGACAAGAAAAAGTCCAGGAATTACCCTCAATATTTTTAAAATTCCTAAAGGCTTATTTTGAAAAAAGGCAAAAAATAATATTGTTAATCCTGATAAAACCAATGCTACAGGACCTTTAGTTAAAACTGCAAATGACAAAAAAATCCAAGACAACCACCAAACTTCTCCTTCTGGATTAGCGAATCTTCTCCATTTAAGAAGCAAACAAATTCCAAGAGTGCTGCAAAGGAGTGCATCACTTACGGCAATTCTTCCCCAAATTATTACCAAAGGCGACAACGCAAATACCACTGCAGTAATAACTGCAGTCCTTCTATTGAAATTATTTTCTTCTTGGGGATATTTCATCATTGTGTCCCCTAAAACAAGCATTAAAAAAATTGTTGATAATGCAGAAGGAAGCCTGGCAGCCCATGTACCTAAAGGGTCCCAAGAATTATTTCCTGGGATCGAAAATCCCAGTCCCATTAACCAATAGACCAAAGGTGGCTTGTCAAATCGAGGTAATCCATTTACTTGAGGAGTAAACCAATTACCCGTTTCTGCCATTGCTCTACTGGCTGCCGCAAACAAAGGTGGTGTTTCATCAACCAAACCTGTTTTCCCTAATTGCCAAACAAAAATTATTAATCCAATAAATAAAATACAAAGAAGACCACGTCTTCTTTGTATTAAAGTTGGGTAAAAAGATTTAGTTAAACTTTTCAATTAATCTTGCAAGTCTGCTGAGATTTT from the Prochlorococcus marinus str. NATL2A genome contains:
- the fldA gene encoding flavodoxin FldA, yielding MTVGIYFATTTGKTEDIAERLHGLLDSAEGPKDISDVDDLSELAGHDGVICGIPTWNTGADSERSGTAWDSILEDIGELDLSGKKVAIFGLGDSSTYTENYCDAMEELHRYFQQAGASMVGYTAKTDYTFDESKSVVGEEFCGLPLDEDSESDMTDERLSGWAEKLKGEMF
- a CDS encoding CopG family transcriptional regulator, which translates into the protein MNSNNCSGQNVSINVNLSLKNETLRILVEMSNDMGASLEDVISSITEDSVIDLERLQDDLGIVIIPERCSKQDLINSIQ
- a CDS encoding ArnT family glycosyltransferase, with the translated sequence MKSLTKSFYPTLIQRRRGLLCILFIGLIIFVWQLGKTGLVDETPPLFAAASRAMAETGNWFTPQVNGLPRFDKPPLVYWLMGLGFSIPGNNSWDPLGTWAARLPSALSTIFLMLVLGDTMMKYPQEENNFNRRTAVITAVVFALSPLVIIWGRIAVSDALLCSTLGICLLLKWRRFANPEGEVWWLSWIFLSFAVLTKGPVALVLSGLTILFFAFFQNKPLGILKILRVIPGLFLVFIISFPWYLIELLIEGKPFLDSFFGYHNLQRFTSVVNSHGEPWWFFLTVLCIASLPFTPFLLISIWKNFYNVTKWSRRVIKRPEKSLFEFSFFWLIAVFVFFTISATKLPSYWLPATPAASVLISLSLTNNVKEEFLKSLAWKFTIFLSILFSIFLFSSKLWIQLLNDPEIPNFSEELNNSFLIEKAGFIFLLIAVLGIIFSSRKIYGKLLILQIPLVLSHFLIVLPTFDLADRLRQLPLRQASELLLNSQNRNEPLVMVGAMKPSIHFYTNQVIVFEGRSKNAFVNVSDRLKNEKRRGWKGMPIYGSNGSQTTLLLIDKRSVEKSYWQGLNPEVLGNFGVYSVWRLDREIIERRAKYLKTDGVSSTWKNPRPERF